In a genomic window of Mercenaria mercenaria strain notata chromosome 19, MADL_Memer_1, whole genome shotgun sequence:
- the LOC123541803 gene encoding receptor-type tyrosine-protein phosphatase alpha-like, whose translation YGTCDKSTGNCECKNGFAGQQCNNCEKGKYGTYCDQECSTVCKNKVCHKSSGQCEECVTDYFTDKFCSSCIVGRYGSNCTLKCPKDCNSSLCERYSGDCSNGCNENYVGNICDKCITGKYGENCSLDCPKNCQNKHCNQDSGLCFSCKGNFRGGRCDTCEVGFYKNDCSKQCKSKWCFKNICHRKSGNCTSCPEGYYGEFCDKKCSNGCSNNSCDIDTGLCSSGCQPGFSGDKCCVRSSNCDICESNSQCLKCKPGHYGVDCEIECPKTCHGNCDKRSGICETCSPDMYGLFCNYSCPISCSYKPEQRICNASTSHCLNGCQDGFHGLTCENKCSHSCAQNKCDRITGQCLMGCVNGFQGNTCSEEAAAMSMTEPVAGGATGFVVVAVGIIVGVCFLLKRKKKMPRTNENNDTNAPESLCNGETSDQNGVRFTEVQKEENAVDVDSLDTTQEDTYYNMTTKIKVPRLFSYVEQKTRDSFKIEFTKLPKNLIKHCTFARKQENIAKNRYNGMYPYDHSRVRIDGDPTFFINACYIDGFQKDKEYIASLGPTKKTTDDFNTFWEMVWHEKSDVIVMLTNLTETTGMKCEKYWPDLEESVQYDDVTVTCETIEEFVEYTIRMFTLSKGKERRRLTQFHYTAWPDKDVPDSVTSLVEFRQRVKMTPRNTEGSIIVHCSAGVGRTGTYIALDRLVKEGESTGSVDVFGCVMSMREQRVNMVQTLEQYVYLHKVLAHTLTFDCQPIPAETFVGHVGSMTAKLFDSKYQQIKQSLDEEPEDEKQAITTNKSLAGKNRKDADIPGDRHRPRLYLNRSLSDSDYVNATNIDSFRKRNNFIIAQTPLPATIQDFLCLVYQEDCSCVVSLENAPDSEKGIGQYLPADNQSLKQGSFTVTCVKSEARQQYTLTTLRICNTGKQRPGEKTVYHYQYMKWKTGERVPSDSGGFVQFVKEVETKSNTDSSENRPVLIHCLTGARRSGLFCVVAVLLEKIQMEYHVSIANTVRQVKLRRKTAIPNKEQFEFCHRCISAHLELFNTYSNFDA comes from the exons TATGGTACATGTGATAAGAGTACCGGGAATTGTGAATGTAAAAATGGCTTTGCAGGACAACAATGTAATAATTgcgaaaaaggaaaatatggcaCATATTGTGACCAGGAATGTTCAACAGTTTGTAAGAACAAAGTATGTCATAAGTCAAGCGGTCAATGTGAAGAATGTGTAACGGATTATTTTACTGATAAATTTTGCAGCAGTTGTATCGTTGGCAGATATGGAAGTAACTGTACCTTAAAATGTCCTAAAGACTGTAATAGCAGTTTGTGTGAGCGATATAGTGGAGACTGTTCTAATGGTTGCAATGAAAACTATGTAGGAAACATATGTGACAAATGCATAACCGGTAAATATGGAGAAAATTGTTCTTTAGACTGCCCTAAAAATTGCCAAAACAAGCATTGTAACCAAGACAGTGGGTTATGTTTTAGTTGCAAAGGAAACTTTAGAGGAGGTAGATGTGACACATGCGAAGTTGGGTTTTACAAAAATGACTGTTCAAAACAATGTAAATCAAAAtggtgttttaaaaatatttgccaTAGAAAATCCGGAAATTGCACATCGTGTCCGGAAGGTTATTACGGTGAATTCTGCGACAAAAAATGTTCTAACGGATGCAGCAACAACAGCTGTGACATTGACACTGGTTTGTGTTCATCTGGTTGTCAACCAGGTTTCTCGGGTGACAAATGCTGTGTAAGAAGTTCAAATTGTGACATATGTGAATCGAACTCACAGTGTCTTAAGTGCAAGCCGGGACATTATGGTGTGGACTGCGAAATTGAATGTCCTAAAACATGCCATGGGAATTGTGATAAAAGATCTGGCATTTGCGAGACATGCTCTCCTGATATGTACGGATTATTTTGCAATTATTCCTGTCCTATATCATGTAGTTACAAACCAGAACAACGGATTTGTAATGCCTCTACCAGCCATTGTTTAAACGGATGCCAGGATGGTTTCCACGGACTTACATGTGAGAATAAATGCAGTCATAGTTGTGCACAAAACAAATGTGATCGGATAACTGGACAGTGTCTGATGGGTTGTGTGAATGGATTTCAAGGAAATACGTGTTCTGAAG AGGCTGCAGCAATGAGCATGACTGAACCAGTGGCAGGAGGGGCGACCgggtttgttgttgttgctgttggaATTATTGTCGGCGTTTGTTTCCTACTGAAAAG GAAAAAGAAAATGCCCAGAACTAATGAAAATAACGATACCAATGCCCCTGAATCTTTATGCAACGGGGAAACGTCAGATCAAAATGGCGTCCGATTTACAG aAGTACAGAAAGAAGAGAATGCTGTTGATGTTGATAGTTTAGACACGACGCAGGAAGATACATACTATAATATGACAACCAAGATTAAAGTACCCCGTCTCTTCAGCTATGTAGAACAGAAGACGCGAGATTCTTTCAAGATCGAATTTACA aaactgccAAAGAACTTAATTAAACATTGCACGTTTGccagaaaacaagaaaatatagcaaaaaaccGGTACAATGGGATGTATCCTT ATGATCACTCTCGTGTTCGAATCGATGGGGATCCTACGTTTTTCATCAACGCTTGCTACATCGAT GGTTTCCAGAAAGATAAGGAATATATCGCATCACTTG GCCCTACAAAGAAGACAACAGATGACTTCAATACATTTTGGGAAATGGTATGGCATGAAAAATCTGATGTTATTGTTATGCTGACAAACCTGACTGAAACAaca GGCATGAAGTGCGAGAAATACTGGCCAGATCTAGAAGAAAGTGTACAATATGACGACGTAACTGTCACATGTGAAACGATAGAAGAATTTGTCGAGTACACAATTAGGATGTTCACACTTTCAAAA GGTAAAGAACGACGAAgactgacccagtttcattacACTGCATGGCCTGATAAGGATGTTCCAGATAGCGTCACAAGTCTGGTAGAATTCAGACAAAGGGTGAAAATGACGCCGAGAAACACTGAAGGATCAATAATTGTCCACTGCAG TGCCGGCGTGGGAAGAACCGGAACATACATTGCTTTGGACAGACTTGTTAAAGAAGGAGAAAGTACTGGCTCAGTCGATGTTTTTGGCTGTGTCATGAGTATGAGAGAGCAACGTGTAAATATGGTACAAACTCTG GAACAGTATGTGTATCTGCACAAAGTACTGGCTCACACGCTGACATTTGACTGCCAGCCAATACCTGCTGAAACATTTGTAGGTCATGTTGGATCAATGACAGCCAAATTATTTGATTCCAAGTATCAG CAAATCAAGCAGAGTCTAGATGAAGAACCCGAAGACGAAAAACAAGCAATAACAACTAACAAGTCACTTGCAGGCAAAAATAGAAAGGATGCTGATATCCCAG gaGACAGACACCGGCCTAGATTATACTTAAACCGCTCATTGAGTGACTCGGATTATGTAAACGCTACAAACATTGAT AGTTTCAGGAAGAGGAATAATTTTATCATTGCACAGACCCCATTGCCAGCAACGATTCAAGACTTTTTATGTCTGGTTTACCAGGAAGACTGTTCATGTGTTGTATCATTGGAAAATGCACCAGACTCTGAGAAG GGTATTGGTCAGTATCTACCGGCTGACAATCAGTCTCTAAAACAGGGCAGTTTTACGGTGACCTGTGTTAAAAGTGAAGCAAGACAGCAGTACACGCTTACGACGCTGCGTATTTGCAACACAGGAAAG CAAAGACCTGGTGAGAAGACCGTTTATCACTATCAGTACATGAAATGGAAGACGGGGGAAAGAGTTCCGAGCGATTCTGGAGGCTTTGTACAGTTTGTGAAAGAAGTGGAGACGAAATCAAATACAGACAGCAGCGAAAACAGACCTGTTTTAATCCATTGCCT AACAGGAGCAAGGAGAAGTGGATTATTCTGTGTTGTTGCTGTGCTACTTGAGAAAATACAGATGGAGTACCATGTCAGCATTGCTAACACAGTAAGACAAGTAAAGTTGAGGAGGAAGACTGCTATACCAAATAAG GAACAATTTGAGTTCTGTCATCGTTGTATATCCGCACATCTTGAGTTATTCAACACATACTCTAATTTTGATGCGTAG
- the LOC128551249 gene encoding proprotein convertase subtilisin/kexin type 5-like translates to MLLKSVCVVLCCLCQTVQAIHRGCENCGCCIDGECNLPQPFPGYCNKGCVDGIYGDRCYNQCPSNCAACARNGQHINEVWTHDCTKCPDGKYLGTYRDCSLSCPSKCKTCTSGTVCTECKRPYFNFGAVTNCSLYCPTNCKSCSESGNCLACEDGYYSPESRCQNRCYSDCQSCSSLQTCERCKTGRYNGRELDIPTNVFYNDCRFSCRSSCEDCSSYNSCSSCVTWKYGSYCEKPAL, encoded by the coding sequence TTCAGGCTATCCACCGTGGCTGCGAAAACTGTGGATGTTGCATTGATGGAGAATGCAATTTGCCACAACCTTTTCCTGGTTATTGCAATAAAGGATGCGTTGATGGTATCTATGGAGACAGGTGCTACAACCAGTGTCCTTCTAATTGTGCAGCATGTGCACGGAATGGACAACACATTAATGAGGTGTGGACGCATGACTGTACTAAATGTCCCGATGGAAAGTATTTGGGCACTTACAGAGATTGTTCCTTGTCTTGTCCAAGTAAATGCAAAACTTGCACCTCAGGTACAGTATGTACGGAATGCAAACGTCCTTATTTTAACTTTGGTGCGGTAACGAATTGCTCTCTATATTGTCCAACAAACTGCAAATCGTGTTCAGAATCTGGTAATTGCCTGGCCTGTGAAGATGGGTATTATAGCCCGGAGTCTAGGTGTCAGAACAGGTGCTATTCCGATTGCCAGTCGTGTTCATCATTGCAAACATGTGAAAGATGCAAAACTGGACGTTATAATGGAAGGGAATTAGATATCCCCACAAACGTATTCTATAATGACTGTAGATTTTCATGTAGGAGCTCTTGTGAAGATTGTTCGTCCTACAACTCTTGCTCTTCTTGTGTGACTTGGAAGTACGGCAGTTACTGTGAAAAACCTGCTCTATAG